A genomic stretch from Acinonyx jubatus isolate Ajub_Pintada_27869175 chromosome E2, VMU_Ajub_asm_v1.0, whole genome shotgun sequence includes:
- the ZNF423 gene encoding zinc finger protein 423 isoform X2 yields the protein MSRRKQAKPRSVKVEEGEASDFSLAWDSSVTASGGLEGEPECDRKTSRALEDRNSVTSQEERNEDDEDVEEESIYTCDHCQQDFECLADLTDHRAHRCPGDGDDDPQLSWVASSPSSKDVASPTQMIGDGCDLGLGEEEGGTGLPYPCQFCDKSFIRLSYLKRHEQIHSDKLPFKCTYCSRLFKHKRSRDRHIKLHTGDKKYHCHECEAAFSRSDHLKIHLKTHSSSKPFKCTVCKRGFSSTSSLQSHMQAHKKNKEHLAKSEKEAKKDDFMCDYCEDTFSQTEELEKHVLTRHPQLSEKADLQCIHCPEVFVDENALLAHIHQAHANQKHKCPMCPEQFSSVEGVYCHLDSHRQPDSSNHSVSPDPVLGSVASMSSATPDSSASVERGSTPDSTLKPLRGQKKMRDDGQGWSKVVYSCPYCSKRDFNSLAVLEIHLKTIHADKPQQSHTCQICLDSMPTLYNLNEHVRKLHKNHAYPVMQFGNLSAFHCNYCPEMFADINSLQEHIRVSHCGPNVNPPDGNNAFFCNQCSMGFLTESSLTEHIQQAHCGVGSTKLESPVVQPAQSFMEVYSCPYCTNSPIFGSILKLTKHIKENHKNIPLAHSKKSKAEQSPVSSDVEVSSPKRQRLSASANSISNGEYPCNQCDLKFSNFESFQTHLKLHLELLLRKQACPQCKEDFDSQESLLQHLTVHYMTTSTHYVCESCDKQFSSVDDLQKHLLDMHTFVLYHCTLCQEVFDSKVSIQVHLAVKHSNEKKMYRCTACNWDFRKEADLQVHVKHSHLGNPAKAHKCIFCGETFSTEVELQCHITTHSKKYNCKFCSKAFHAIILLEKHLREKHCVFDAATENGTANGVPPAAGKKAEPADLQGMLLKNPEAPNSHEASEDDVDASEPMYGCDICGAAYTMEVLLQNHRLRDHNIRPGEDDGSRKKAEFIKGSHKCNVCSRTFFSENGLREHLQTHRGPAKHYMCPICGERFPSLLTLTEHKVTHSKSLDTGTCRICKMPLQSEEEFIEHCQMHPDLRNSLTGFRCVVCMQTVTSTLELKIHGTFHMQKLAGSSAASSPNGQGLQKLYKCALCLKEFRSKQDLVKLDVNGLPYGLCAGCMARSANGQVGGLAPPEPADRPCAGLRCPECSVKFESAEDLESHMQVDHRDLTPETSGPRKGAQTSPVPRKKTYQCIKCQMTFENEREIQIHVANHMIAEKLAGDVSTQEPPRQGS from the exons ATGGTGACGACGACCCACAACTCTCCTGGGTGGCCTCGTCTCCCTCCAGCAAGGATGTTGCGTCACCCACGCAGATGATCGGAGATGGGTGTGACCTTGGCTTGGGCGAGGAGGAAGGGGGCACAGGCCTGCCGTACCCTTGCCAGTTCTGCGACAAGTCCTTCATCCGCCTGAGCTACTTGAAGAGGCACGAGCAGATCCACAGCGACAAGCTGCCGTTCAAGTGCACCTACTGCAGCCGCCTCTTCAAGCACAAGAGGAGCCGCGACCGGCACATCAAGCTGCACACGGGCGACAAGAAGTACCACTGTCACGAGTGCGAGGCGGCCTTCTCCCGCAGCGACCACCTCAAGATCCACCTGAAGACCCACAGCTCCAGCAAGCCCTTCAAGTGCACCGTGTGCAAGCGTGGCTTCTCCTCCACCAGCTCGCTGCAGAGCCACATGCAGGCGCACAAGAAGAACAAGGAGCACCTGGCCAAGTCGGAGAAGGAGGCCAAGAAGGACGACTTCATGTGCGACTACTGCGAGGACACCTTCAGCCAGACCGAGGAGCTGGAGAAGCACGTGCTCACCCGCCACCCCCAGCTCTCCGAGAAGGCCGACCTGCAGTGCATCCACTGCCCCGAGGTCTTCGTCGACGAGAACGCGCTGCTCGCCCACATCCACCAAGCCCACGCCAACCAGAAACACAAGTGCCCCATGTGCCCCGAGCAGTTCTCCTCGGTGGAGGGCGTCTACTGCCACCTGGACAGCCACCGGCAGCCCGACTCCAGCAACCACAGCGTCAGCCCCGACCCCGTGCTGGGCAGCGTGGCCTCCATGAGTAGCGCCACGCCAGACTCCAGCGCCTCCGTGGAGCGCGGCTCCACCCCGGACTCCACCCTGAAGCCACTGAGGGGCCAGAAGAAGATGCGGGATGATGGGCAGGGCTGGTCCAAGGTGGTTTACAGCTGCCCCTACTGCTCCAAGCGGGACTTTAACAGCCTGGCCGTGCTGGAGATCCACCTGAAGACCATCCACGCGGACAAGCCCCAGCAGAGCCACACGTGCCAGATCTGCCTGGACTCCATGCCCACCCTGTACAACCTCAACGAGCACGTCCGCAAGCTGCACAAGAACCACGCCTACCCCGTGATGCAGTTTGGCAACCTCTCCGCCTTCCACTGCAACTATTGCCCCGAGATGTTCGCCGACATCAACAGCCTGCAGGAGCACATCCGCGTCTCCCACTGCGGCCCCAACGTCAACCCGCCTGATGGCAATAACGCCTTCTTCTGCAACCAGTGCTCCATGGGCTTCCTTACCGAGTCCTCCCTCACGGAGCACATCCAGCAGGCCCACTGCGGTGTCGGCAGCACCAAGCTGGAGTCCCCGGTCGTGCAGCCCGCGCAGTCCTTCATGGAGGTCTACTCCTGTCCCTACTGCACGAACTCGCCCATCTTCGGCTCTATCCTGAAGCTCACCAAGCACATCAAGGAGAACCACAAGAACATCCCACTCGCCCACAGCAAGAAGTCCAAGGCGGAGCAGAGCCCGGTCTCGTCTGACGTGGAGGTGTCTTCCCCGAAGCGGCAGCGGCTCTCGGCCAGCGCCAACTCCATCTCCAACGGCGAGTATCCCTGCAATCAGTGCGACCTCAAGTTCTCCAACTTCGAGAGCTTCCAGACCCACCTGAAGCTGCACCTGGAGCTGTTGCTGCGGAAGCAGGCGTGCCCACAGTGCAAAGAGGACTTTGACTCCCAGGAGTCCCTCCTGCAGCACCTGACGGTGCACTACATGACCACGTCGACCCACTACGTGTGCGAGAGCTGCGACAAGCAGTTCTCCTCTGTGGACGACCTGCAGAAACACCTGCTGGACATGCACACGTTCGTGCTGTACCACTGCACCCTGTGCCAGGAGGTCTTCGACTCCAAGGTGTCCATCCAGGTGCACCTGGCGGTGAAGCACAGCAACGAGAAGAAGATGTACCGCTGCACGGCCTGCAACTGGGACTTCCGCAAGGAGGCCGACCTGCAGGTGCACGTCAAACACAGCCACCTGGGCAACCCAGCCAAGGCGCACAAGTGCATCTTCTGCGGGGAGACCTTCAGCACCGAGGTGGAGCTGCAGTGCCACATCACCACGCACAGCAAGAAATACAACTGCAAGTTCTGCAGCAAGGCCTTCCACGCCATCATCCTGCTGGAGAAGCACCTGCGGGAGAAGCACTGTGTGTTCGACGCCGCCACCGAGAACGGCACGGCCAACGGGGTGCCCCCCGCTGCCGGCAAGAAGGCCGAGCCGGCCGACCTGCAGGGCATGCTGCTGAAGAACCCCGAGGCGCCCAACAGTCACGAGGCCAGCGAGGACGATGTGGATGCGTCGGAGCCCATGTACGGCTGCGACATCTGCGGGGCGGCCTACACCATGGAGGTGCTGCTGCAGAACCACCGGCTGCGGGACCACAACATCCGGCCCGGGGAGGACGACGGCTCGCGCAAGAAGGCTGAGTTCATCAAGGGCAGCCACAAGTGCAACGTGTGCTCGCGGACTTTCTTCTCGGAGAACGGGCTCCGGGAGCACCTGCAGACGCACCGGGGCCCCGCCAAGCACTACATGTGCCCCATCTGCGGTGAGCGCTTCCCCTCCCTGCTGACGCTCACCGAGCACAAGGTGACCCACAGCAAGAGCCTGGACACGGGCACCTGTCGCATCTGCAAGATGCCACTGCAGAGCGAGGAGGAGTTTATCGAGCACTGTCAGATGCACCCCGACCTGCGCAACTCGCTCACGGGCTTCCGCTGCGTGGTGTGCATGCAGACGGTCACCTCCACGCTGGAGCTCAAGATCCACGGCACCTTCCACATGCAGAAGCTGGCGGGCAGCTCGGCTGCGTCCTCCCCCAACGGCCAGGGGCTGCAGAAGCTCTACAAGTGTGCCCTGTGCCTCAAGGAGTTCCGCAGCAAGCAGGACCTGGTGAAGCTTGACGTCAACGGGCTCCCCTACGGCCTCTGTGCCGGCTGCATGGCCCGTAGTGCCAACGGACAGGTGGGCGGCCTGGCCCCGCCTGAGCCCGCCGACCGGCCCTGCGCCGGCCTCCGCTGTCCCGAGTGCAGCGTCAAGTTCGAGAGTGCCGAGGACCTGGAGAGCCACATGCAGGTGGACCACCGTGACCTCACGCCAGAGACCAGTGGGCCCCGGAAAGGCGCCCAGACGTCGCCAGTGCCCCGG aaaaagacatacCAGTGCATCAAGTGCCAGATGACCtttgagaacgagagagagatCCAAATCCATGTTGCCAACCACATGATTG
- the ZNF423 gene encoding zinc finger protein 423 isoform X3 — MIGDGCDLGLGEEEGGTGLPYPCQFCDKSFIRLSYLKRHEQIHSDKLPFKCTYCSRLFKHKRSRDRHIKLHTGDKKYHCHECEAAFSRSDHLKIHLKTHSSSKPFKCTVCKRGFSSTSSLQSHMQAHKKNKEHLAKSEKEAKKDDFMCDYCEDTFSQTEELEKHVLTRHPQLSEKADLQCIHCPEVFVDENALLAHIHQAHANQKHKCPMCPEQFSSVEGVYCHLDSHRQPDSSNHSVSPDPVLGSVASMSSATPDSSASVERGSTPDSTLKPLRGQKKMRDDGQGWSKVVYSCPYCSKRDFNSLAVLEIHLKTIHADKPQQSHTCQICLDSMPTLYNLNEHVRKLHKNHAYPVMQFGNLSAFHCNYCPEMFADINSLQEHIRVSHCGPNVNPPDGNNAFFCNQCSMGFLTESSLTEHIQQAHCGVGSTKLESPVVQPAQSFMEVYSCPYCTNSPIFGSILKLTKHIKENHKNIPLAHSKKSKAEQSPVSSDVEVSSPKRQRLSASANSISNGEYPCNQCDLKFSNFESFQTHLKLHLELLLRKQACPQCKEDFDSQESLLQHLTVHYMTTSTHYVCESCDKQFSSVDDLQKHLLDMHTFVLYHCTLCQEVFDSKVSIQVHLAVKHSNEKKMYRCTACNWDFRKEADLQVHVKHSHLGNPAKAHKCIFCGETFSTEVELQCHITTHSKKYNCKFCSKAFHAIILLEKHLREKHCVFDAATENGTANGVPPAAGKKAEPADLQGMLLKNPEAPNSHEASEDDVDASEPMYGCDICGAAYTMEVLLQNHRLRDHNIRPGEDDGSRKKAEFIKGSHKCNVCSRTFFSENGLREHLQTHRGPAKHYMCPICGERFPSLLTLTEHKVTHSKSLDTGTCRICKMPLQSEEEFIEHCQMHPDLRNSLTGFRCVVCMQTVTSTLELKIHGTFHMQKLAGSSAASSPNGQGLQKLYKCALCLKEFRSKQDLVKLDVNGLPYGLCAGCMARSANGQVGGLAPPEPADRPCAGLRCPECSVKFESAEDLESHMQVDHRDLTPETSGPRKGAQTSPVPRKKTYQCIKCQMTFENEREIQIHVANHMIEEGINHECKLCNQMFDSPAKLLCHLIEHSFEGMGGTFKCPVCFTVFVQANKLQQHIFAVHGQEDKIYDCSQCPQKFFFQTELQNHTMSQHAQ, encoded by the exons ATGATCGGAGATGGGTGTGACCTTGGCTTGGGCGAGGAGGAAGGGGGCACAGGCCTGCCGTACCCTTGCCAGTTCTGCGACAAGTCCTTCATCCGCCTGAGCTACTTGAAGAGGCACGAGCAGATCCACAGCGACAAGCTGCCGTTCAAGTGCACCTACTGCAGCCGCCTCTTCAAGCACAAGAGGAGCCGCGACCGGCACATCAAGCTGCACACGGGCGACAAGAAGTACCACTGTCACGAGTGCGAGGCGGCCTTCTCCCGCAGCGACCACCTCAAGATCCACCTGAAGACCCACAGCTCCAGCAAGCCCTTCAAGTGCACCGTGTGCAAGCGTGGCTTCTCCTCCACCAGCTCGCTGCAGAGCCACATGCAGGCGCACAAGAAGAACAAGGAGCACCTGGCCAAGTCGGAGAAGGAGGCCAAGAAGGACGACTTCATGTGCGACTACTGCGAGGACACCTTCAGCCAGACCGAGGAGCTGGAGAAGCACGTGCTCACCCGCCACCCCCAGCTCTCCGAGAAGGCCGACCTGCAGTGCATCCACTGCCCCGAGGTCTTCGTCGACGAGAACGCGCTGCTCGCCCACATCCACCAAGCCCACGCCAACCAGAAACACAAGTGCCCCATGTGCCCCGAGCAGTTCTCCTCGGTGGAGGGCGTCTACTGCCACCTGGACAGCCACCGGCAGCCCGACTCCAGCAACCACAGCGTCAGCCCCGACCCCGTGCTGGGCAGCGTGGCCTCCATGAGTAGCGCCACGCCAGACTCCAGCGCCTCCGTGGAGCGCGGCTCCACCCCGGACTCCACCCTGAAGCCACTGAGGGGCCAGAAGAAGATGCGGGATGATGGGCAGGGCTGGTCCAAGGTGGTTTACAGCTGCCCCTACTGCTCCAAGCGGGACTTTAACAGCCTGGCCGTGCTGGAGATCCACCTGAAGACCATCCACGCGGACAAGCCCCAGCAGAGCCACACGTGCCAGATCTGCCTGGACTCCATGCCCACCCTGTACAACCTCAACGAGCACGTCCGCAAGCTGCACAAGAACCACGCCTACCCCGTGATGCAGTTTGGCAACCTCTCCGCCTTCCACTGCAACTATTGCCCCGAGATGTTCGCCGACATCAACAGCCTGCAGGAGCACATCCGCGTCTCCCACTGCGGCCCCAACGTCAACCCGCCTGATGGCAATAACGCCTTCTTCTGCAACCAGTGCTCCATGGGCTTCCTTACCGAGTCCTCCCTCACGGAGCACATCCAGCAGGCCCACTGCGGTGTCGGCAGCACCAAGCTGGAGTCCCCGGTCGTGCAGCCCGCGCAGTCCTTCATGGAGGTCTACTCCTGTCCCTACTGCACGAACTCGCCCATCTTCGGCTCTATCCTGAAGCTCACCAAGCACATCAAGGAGAACCACAAGAACATCCCACTCGCCCACAGCAAGAAGTCCAAGGCGGAGCAGAGCCCGGTCTCGTCTGACGTGGAGGTGTCTTCCCCGAAGCGGCAGCGGCTCTCGGCCAGCGCCAACTCCATCTCCAACGGCGAGTATCCCTGCAATCAGTGCGACCTCAAGTTCTCCAACTTCGAGAGCTTCCAGACCCACCTGAAGCTGCACCTGGAGCTGTTGCTGCGGAAGCAGGCGTGCCCACAGTGCAAAGAGGACTTTGACTCCCAGGAGTCCCTCCTGCAGCACCTGACGGTGCACTACATGACCACGTCGACCCACTACGTGTGCGAGAGCTGCGACAAGCAGTTCTCCTCTGTGGACGACCTGCAGAAACACCTGCTGGACATGCACACGTTCGTGCTGTACCACTGCACCCTGTGCCAGGAGGTCTTCGACTCCAAGGTGTCCATCCAGGTGCACCTGGCGGTGAAGCACAGCAACGAGAAGAAGATGTACCGCTGCACGGCCTGCAACTGGGACTTCCGCAAGGAGGCCGACCTGCAGGTGCACGTCAAACACAGCCACCTGGGCAACCCAGCCAAGGCGCACAAGTGCATCTTCTGCGGGGAGACCTTCAGCACCGAGGTGGAGCTGCAGTGCCACATCACCACGCACAGCAAGAAATACAACTGCAAGTTCTGCAGCAAGGCCTTCCACGCCATCATCCTGCTGGAGAAGCACCTGCGGGAGAAGCACTGTGTGTTCGACGCCGCCACCGAGAACGGCACGGCCAACGGGGTGCCCCCCGCTGCCGGCAAGAAGGCCGAGCCGGCCGACCTGCAGGGCATGCTGCTGAAGAACCCCGAGGCGCCCAACAGTCACGAGGCCAGCGAGGACGATGTGGATGCGTCGGAGCCCATGTACGGCTGCGACATCTGCGGGGCGGCCTACACCATGGAGGTGCTGCTGCAGAACCACCGGCTGCGGGACCACAACATCCGGCCCGGGGAGGACGACGGCTCGCGCAAGAAGGCTGAGTTCATCAAGGGCAGCCACAAGTGCAACGTGTGCTCGCGGACTTTCTTCTCGGAGAACGGGCTCCGGGAGCACCTGCAGACGCACCGGGGCCCCGCCAAGCACTACATGTGCCCCATCTGCGGTGAGCGCTTCCCCTCCCTGCTGACGCTCACCGAGCACAAGGTGACCCACAGCAAGAGCCTGGACACGGGCACCTGTCGCATCTGCAAGATGCCACTGCAGAGCGAGGAGGAGTTTATCGAGCACTGTCAGATGCACCCCGACCTGCGCAACTCGCTCACGGGCTTCCGCTGCGTGGTGTGCATGCAGACGGTCACCTCCACGCTGGAGCTCAAGATCCACGGCACCTTCCACATGCAGAAGCTGGCGGGCAGCTCGGCTGCGTCCTCCCCCAACGGCCAGGGGCTGCAGAAGCTCTACAAGTGTGCCCTGTGCCTCAAGGAGTTCCGCAGCAAGCAGGACCTGGTGAAGCTTGACGTCAACGGGCTCCCCTACGGCCTCTGTGCCGGCTGCATGGCCCGTAGTGCCAACGGACAGGTGGGCGGCCTGGCCCCGCCTGAGCCCGCCGACCGGCCCTGCGCCGGCCTCCGCTGTCCCGAGTGCAGCGTCAAGTTCGAGAGTGCCGAGGACCTGGAGAGCCACATGCAGGTGGACCACCGTGACCTCACGCCAGAGACCAGTGGGCCCCGGAAAGGCGCCCAGACGTCGCCAGTGCCCCGG aaaaagacatacCAGTGCATCAAGTGCCAGATGACCtttgagaacgagagagagatCCAAATCCATGTTGCCAACCACATGATTG